The DNA region GTTCACTTCTTTTTTGTAAAGCTTTACCCTCCGTTGATGTCATCTCATTCATTAAAATAAACATAGAAATAGAAATTACAAAAGATAAAGAAATTGCAATAAAAATTCTCATACTAATTCTTTAATGTTGAAATTGAAATATTTGTAATTCCTGCAAGTCTTACTTGATCCATTACTTTTACTAAAACACCAGTTCTTGCATCTTTATCTGATTGTACAACTACACTGTTTTGAGAATTGCTAGCTTTTAATCTTTCTATATTTGAACGAACTGCTCTTATATCAACCATTCTTTTATCAATCCAAATTTCATCATTGTTTTTTATAGCAATTAATATATTTGCTTGAGATTTTTGTTGACTTGTTTTTGCACTTGGTCTATTTACTTCAACACCAGCTTCTTTTACAAAAGATGTAGTTACAATAAAAAATATCAACATAATAAAAACTACATCAAGCATTGGAGTTAGATTTATTTCTGTCTCTTCTTTATGCTGTTTATGGGAAAATCTTCTCATTTATAAAACCTTTGAAATCTCTAAATAT from Malaciobacter molluscorum LMG 25693 includes:
- a CDS encoding ExbD/TolR family protein, with the protein product MRRFSHKQHKEETEINLTPMLDVVFIMLIFFIVTTSFVKEAGVEVNRPSAKTSQQKSQANILIAIKNNDEIWIDKRMVDIRAVRSNIERLKASNSQNSVVVQSDKDARTGVLVKVMDQVRLAGITNISISTLKN